One genomic segment of Caldimonas brevitalea includes these proteins:
- a CDS encoding TetR/AcrR family transcriptional regulator: MEAKTGRSELTLAAILDTALLMAAEEGLESLTIGEVAKRLGMSKSGVFSRVGSREALQRAVIEEYDRRFLQDVFVPAMREPRGLPRLNAIMRLWLQRAKDVEMRTGCIYCAGAFEFDDREGPLRDLLLDGVMRWRTTLKRTAIQAIDAGHLRPDTDVEQLVFEIDGLFIALMRDARFLRDPRAVDRAWNSYERMIASYRAGADPSRC; this comes from the coding sequence ATGGAAGCAAAAACCGGCCGCAGTGAACTGACGCTCGCGGCCATTCTGGACACCGCCTTGCTGATGGCCGCCGAAGAAGGGTTGGAGAGCCTGACGATCGGCGAAGTCGCCAAACGCCTGGGCATGTCCAAGAGCGGCGTGTTTTCGCGCGTGGGTTCCCGCGAGGCGCTGCAACGTGCGGTGATCGAGGAATACGACCGCCGCTTCCTCCAGGATGTTTTCGTGCCGGCGATGCGGGAGCCGCGCGGCTTGCCGCGCCTCAATGCCATCATGCGGCTGTGGCTGCAGCGTGCCAAAGACGTCGAGATGCGCACCGGCTGCATCTATTGCGCCGGCGCCTTCGAGTTCGACGACCGCGAAGGCCCGCTGCGCGACCTGTTGCTCGACGGCGTGATGCGCTGGCGCACCACGCTCAAACGCACCGCGATCCAGGCCATCGACGCGGGTCATCTGCGCCCCGACACCGATGTCGAGCAACTGGTCTTCGAGATCGACGGCCTGTTCATCGCTTTGATGCGCGACGCGCGCTTTCTGCGCGACCCGCGCGCGGTCGACCGTGCCTGGAACTCTTACGAAAGGATGATTGCCAGCTACCGCGCCGGCGCCGACCCCTCGCGCTGCTGA
- a CDS encoding ABC transporter ATP-binding protein, which translates to MLLSIEDLHVSFRLGRGGAEAKRIAAVKGVSFEVPEHTTVALVGESGSGKSVTAMSILNLLPDNAERRGRVQFQGRDLLQASLPELQALRGRQIACVFQEPMTSLNPVFTVGRQIVEPLRRHLGLGRREALAKAEHLLHEVGLPDPRRRLSAYPHELSGGQQQRVMIAMALACEPQLLIADEPTTALDVTVQRQILELLARLKEQHRMSMLFISHDLGVVGEIADQVVVMRHGSVRERGPVETIFKAPQDAYTRALLACRPSLAAPPRRLAMVDDAPAPPPAAPAPARKDPDAPIVLQVSSLAKSFWLRQGWWRKREFRAVRDVSFALRKGHTLGIVGESGSGKSTLGLALLRLHDPASGPVSGSALYRDTDTAQLDLLRLGDAAWQPMRRRLQIVFQNPYASLNPRFTVGQTLVEPMNIHRLGGSGTEREARARSLLVKVGLDESAFDKYPHEFSGGQRQRIAIARCLTLEPEVLVLDEAVSALDVSVQAQVLNLLKDLQDELGLAYLFISHDLAVVRFMADEVLVMKDGEVVERATPDQLLAHPREPYTQRLVASVPRGVAHRLVPA; encoded by the coding sequence ATGCTGTTGAGCATCGAAGACCTGCACGTGAGCTTCCGGCTCGGGCGCGGCGGCGCCGAAGCGAAGCGGATCGCCGCGGTCAAGGGCGTCAGCTTCGAAGTGCCCGAGCACACCACGGTGGCGCTGGTGGGCGAATCGGGCTCGGGCAAGAGTGTCACGGCGATGTCCATCCTCAACCTGCTGCCCGACAACGCCGAACGGCGCGGCCGGGTGCAGTTCCAGGGCCGCGACCTGCTGCAAGCCAGCCTGCCCGAGCTGCAAGCCCTGCGCGGCCGCCAGATCGCCTGCGTGTTCCAGGAACCGATGACCTCGCTGAACCCGGTGTTCACGGTGGGGCGCCAGATCGTCGAGCCGCTGCGCCGTCACCTGGGCCTGGGGCGTCGGGAAGCGCTGGCCAAGGCCGAGCACCTGCTGCACGAGGTCGGCCTGCCCGATCCGCGACGCCGGCTGTCGGCCTATCCGCACGAGCTGTCGGGCGGCCAGCAGCAACGGGTGATGATCGCGATGGCGCTGGCCTGCGAGCCGCAGCTGCTGATCGCCGACGAGCCGACCACCGCGCTCGACGTGACTGTGCAACGGCAGATCCTGGAGCTGTTGGCGCGCCTGAAGGAGCAGCATCGGATGAGCATGCTGTTCATCAGCCATGACCTGGGCGTGGTGGGCGAGATCGCCGACCAGGTGGTGGTGATGCGGCACGGCAGCGTGCGCGAGCGCGGGCCGGTCGAGACCATCTTCAAGGCTCCGCAGGACGCCTACACGCGCGCCTTGCTGGCGTGCCGGCCCAGCCTGGCGGCGCCGCCCCGGCGCCTCGCCATGGTGGACGATGCTCCGGCGCCGCCGCCAGCAGCCCCTGCGCCGGCACGCAAAGACCCTGACGCACCGATCGTGCTGCAGGTGAGCTCGCTGGCCAAGAGTTTCTGGCTGCGCCAGGGCTGGTGGCGCAAGCGCGAGTTCCGTGCGGTGCGCGACGTCAGCTTCGCGTTGCGCAAGGGGCACACGCTGGGCATCGTCGGCGAATCGGGCTCGGGCAAAAGCACGCTGGGCCTCGCATTGTTGCGTCTGCATGACCCCGCCAGCGGCCCTGTGTCTGGGTCGGCGCTGTACCGCGACACCGACACCGCCCAGCTCGACCTGCTGCGGCTCGGCGACGCCGCCTGGCAACCGATGCGACGCCGGCTGCAGATCGTGTTCCAGAACCCGTATGCGTCGCTGAACCCGCGCTTCACGGTCGGCCAGACCTTGGTCGAACCGATGAACATCCACCGCCTGGGTGGCAGCGGCACCGAACGTGAAGCGCGCGCCCGCAGCCTGTTGGTCAAGGTGGGCCTCGACGAGAGCGCCTTCGACAAATATCCGCACGAGTTCTCGGGTGGCCAACGGCAACGCATCGCGATCGCCCGCTGCCTCACGCTGGAGCCCGAAGTGCTGGTGCTCGACGAAGCCGTCTCGGCGCTCGACGTTTCGGTGCAGGCGCAGGTGCTCAACCTGCTGAAAGACTTGCAAGACGAGCTGGGCCTCGCCTATCTCTTTATCAGCCACGATCTGGCGGTGGTGCGCTTCATGGCCGACGAGGTGCTGGTGATGAAAGACGGCGAAGTGGTCGAGCGGGCCACGCCCGACCAGCTGCTGGCCCACCCGCGCGAACCCTATACCCAGCGCCTGGTGGCGTCGGTGCCACGCGGCGTGGCGCATCGGCTGGTGCCCGCGTGA